Genomic DNA from Lactuca sativa cultivar Salinas chromosome 8, Lsat_Salinas_v11, whole genome shotgun sequence:
GGTGTCGCAGTGGCTGTGTCGTTGTCCCACAAGTTAGCAGATGGAAGCAGTTTCATTCATTTTCTAAGAGACTGGGCTAAAACGACACAATTTTGTTCCAGAGAGCAGAAGCATGAACTGCTTCCAAACGACGACGACCCCAAGTTTATTCATTTTGAATACACGAATCTAAATTTTAATGGGCTTTCTCTTGGATCCGATGAATGTGTTACAAAGAGTTTCATGTTCCCCAACGCAAAGATAAACGATTTTAAGCTCAAAGTCAAAGCCATGAGTGAAGAATCTGGACAAACCATCACCAACCCTACTCGCATTGAAGTTTTGACTTGGCTGCTTTATAAGTCTGCAGTGGCAGCAGCTACCAAAAACTATTCAGGCTCTGATTTCCAACTCATCGGTGTTGGTCATCAAACAAACATAAGACACAGACTGATGGAACAGTTGCCTGAAAAGAGCATCGGAAATTTCCACTTAGCCATTGATATTTTAAGTGAAATGAAGCCTGAGTCATTCATCAGTGAGTTCAAGAAGCAAAAGCTGAAACTTCATGGCCTACCAAATATCCAAACCGCTTTTGTTTATCTATTCGGAATTACTTTAGAAGAAGCACAAAGAAGATTTGATGGTGCGTATATCTGTTCAAGCTTGTGTGGGTATTCTACATATGAGATTGATTTTGGGTGGGGAAATCCCGTAAAAGCAACCGTGGCCGGAGATCTAAGGAAGAATAGCTTTATTATGATGGATGCGCCAAACAGGGATGGCATTGAAGTACTTGTGTGTTTAGGAAAGCAAGATTTGGCCGTTGTTCAAAGTGACCATGAACTTCTTGCCTTTTGCAATTAATTTTCTTATGTGTTCTCATAAGTGCATGAATTCCAAATCAAATTAGCTTCTTTGTGCATGCATCTTTCATATCCAAATGACGTTGTTACTTTTTATCAATAAGATCTATTGATTTTCTTCTATTTttgtataatatatttaatattataaattcaaaattttacaaAATGATGAAAATGCCCTTATGGCGAACATATATTTCCACGcacaaaataaccaaaatatattGATATGTCAttgaaaaataattattaatcaaaatataaatttatttttttcatgaaAATCCACAAGTATCTATAAAATGGGTTTAATATATACATATTTTATTGactatttatattatttgtaagaaatttttataaaaaaatttaatccaaaattaatataaaacatataattattttttataacatatatatatatatatatatatatatatatatatatatatatatatatatatatatatatatatatatatatatatatagtattttaattatattatgaTATTATATAATGGAAGTTGATCCGTACATAACAATTTTTCTTCATACATAACAATTGgtgttttaaaatgttgtattgcacaactatataatgcatgaattcatgaattgttgtgtatgaCAAAAAATTGTTATGTACGAATCACTTcccttatataatatattaattttgaaCTCTTTAGACAACCGTACTTGGctgattttttttcctttctggtgggttttgtatttttaatttttttttctttgcttGGTGGCACCGCCTCAAATCCATAGCTTTAATCTTCTTGTTGAATCTTCTTCACTCAGAAAAGCATCAATCCAAATTTCTCTTTTCAATATTCTTTCTATGTCTCTCGTCGGGTTTGAACCAGATTCCCACCACCTTTATTTCTTTGCGAAAAGATGCTAATCTCCCTTCTTTTGTTCTGATGGTCCATGGTTGGTTTAATCCGTTCTCATACTTCTACACACTACCGTTCACCAATAAgattttcaaagcaaaaattCTCATGCCCTTTAGTAATTCTTGCCTGTGATTTTCGAAGACCTAAGTATGTTGAGGGAAGATGtgcttgttgggttttgagcaatctaacacttcctaagtgtgcatgcaaccctaataaaccttggatctatgtttgtctaaatacatgcaaaataataattttccaaggttcataacctatctaacatggcatgaggtacttttaaacataaaagaattagatgaggttacataccttttgatgatgagttcaattcctaaggagtttg
This window encodes:
- the LOC111877244 gene encoding acyltransferase Pun1; the protein is MTMIGNLRRFGRKQLHTIISKEIIKPSSPTPSHLKTFNLSVLDQALVNTFMPFVIFYPNTGIYPSSHDKTLPLKKSLSQTLTKYYPFAGRFAKLAPSFVDCNDQGAEFLEASIDSTLSDFLKRSQHGDLDQFFPHGLVNQRSNRPDDDDDLQSNGVIPLAVQVNHFECGGVAVAVSLSHKLADGSSFIHFLRDWAKTTQFCSREQKHELLPNDDDPKFIHFEYTNLNFNGLSLGSDECVTKSFMFPNAKINDFKLKVKAMSEESGQTITNPTRIEVLTWLLYKSAVAAATKNYSGSDFQLIGVGHQTNIRHRLMEQLPEKSIGNFHLAIDILSEMKPESFISEFKKQKLKLHGLPNIQTAFVYLFGITLEEAQRRFDGAYICSSLCGYSTYEIDFGWGNPVKATVAGDLRKNSFIMMDAPNRDGIEVLVCLGKQDLAVVQSDHELLAFCN